The Synergistaceae bacterium genome includes a region encoding these proteins:
- the xdh gene encoding selenium-dependent xanthine dehydrogenase → MSSSKIAFNVNGRACQLEKDENLLAFLRDTARLTAAKNGCGEGVCGACMVLVDGKATRACLLTAAKVTGKNILTVEGLPEHEKKIFSWAFAEAGAVQCGFCTPGMVISARDLLYTTLTPTEEEIRNALRGNLCRCTGYIKIVEAVSLVAKAFRERFVPPEIENRSFQVGERMPRVDAAEKTTGEGQFVDDMLLPGMLHGAALRSPTARGLVKSIDVSEAKKMPGVVVILTAEDVPGQRYLGHIARDWPVMIAVGEETRYIGDAVALVAAETKAEAVAATKKILLDYEALPPVLSVEEAVAPDAPKLHPNGNVLKVNTKVKRGDVDKALAESAYVVKETYSTPFTEHAFLEPECALAVTEGDEENRSVTVYVGDQSVYDDLHCLIEMLDVGEDRVRVVSALVGGGFGGKEDLSVQHHAALLAWKTGRPVKMLLTRQESINVHPKRHPMFMDYTTGCDAEGYLTAQRIRIRSDTGAYASLGGPVLQRACTHATGPYKVPNVDVEGLGAYTNNPPAGAFRGFGVTQSAFAVECQMNLLAEKTGLSYWEIRYRNAVEPGDVLGNGQIVPPNTAMKKTLLAAKEIYESSPYAGIACGLKNSGVGVGNSDIGRVRLEIQDGKAIIYTSAACIGQGLASTMIQAISHVTGLPIGLIDYVRPDTRTTPNSGTTTASRQTVFTGEATRLCALDLKADLDQAEGKTFEEKMRSLEGKSYYNEYSFVSDPMGSDKPNPVSHVGYGYATHVVLLDEQGKVVKFYACHDVGQAINPNSVEGQIDGGIAMGLGYALTEDMKLENGVPKAKFGSLGLWRANQMPQVERVILDTEGLEPQALDLMFGAKGMGEIVLVPPAPAIALAYQRFDGVFRDKLPLENTPYRKSPVKK, encoded by the coding sequence ATGTCCAGTTCAAAAATCGCTTTTAATGTCAATGGCAGAGCCTGCCAGCTTGAAAAAGACGAAAATCTCCTGGCTTTCCTGCGGGACACTGCCCGCCTGACCGCCGCGAAAAACGGGTGTGGGGAGGGAGTGTGCGGCGCCTGTATGGTGCTGGTGGATGGAAAAGCGACGCGCGCCTGCCTTCTGACCGCAGCCAAGGTGACGGGCAAAAATATATTGACCGTGGAAGGATTGCCCGAACACGAAAAAAAGATTTTTTCCTGGGCTTTCGCCGAGGCCGGAGCGGTGCAGTGCGGCTTTTGCACCCCCGGCATGGTCATCAGCGCCCGGGATCTGTTGTATACCACTCTGACTCCTACGGAGGAGGAAATTCGCAACGCCCTCCGTGGAAACCTGTGCCGCTGCACGGGGTACATCAAGATCGTGGAGGCCGTCTCCTTGGTGGCTAAGGCGTTCCGAGAACGTTTTGTCCCGCCTGAGATAGAGAACCGTTCTTTTCAGGTGGGGGAGCGGATGCCGAGGGTGGACGCGGCGGAAAAGACGACCGGCGAAGGGCAGTTTGTAGACGATATGCTTCTCCCAGGCATGTTACACGGAGCGGCGTTGCGTTCTCCCACAGCGAGAGGTTTGGTCAAGTCCATCGACGTTTCGGAGGCGAAAAAGATGCCAGGTGTTGTGGTGATCCTGACGGCGGAGGACGTGCCGGGCCAGCGTTATCTGGGACATATTGCCCGCGACTGGCCCGTAATGATCGCCGTTGGTGAGGAGACGCGCTACATTGGAGACGCCGTTGCTCTCGTCGCCGCCGAGACTAAAGCGGAGGCCGTAGCCGCGACTAAAAAGATACTTCTCGACTACGAGGCGCTACCGCCCGTCTTGTCCGTCGAAGAAGCTGTAGCGCCCGATGCTCCCAAACTTCACCCCAACGGCAACGTGCTCAAGGTCAACACGAAAGTCAAACGGGGTGACGTGGATAAGGCTCTGGCGGAGTCCGCCTACGTTGTGAAAGAGACCTACTCGACCCCTTTCACGGAGCATGCTTTTCTGGAACCCGAATGCGCCTTGGCCGTGACCGAGGGGGACGAAGAAAACAGATCGGTAACCGTTTATGTAGGGGATCAGTCTGTTTATGACGACCTTCACTGCCTTATTGAGATGTTGGACGTGGGGGAAGACCGGGTACGGGTGGTGAGCGCTCTGGTAGGTGGAGGGTTCGGCGGCAAGGAGGACTTGTCGGTGCAGCACCACGCCGCGCTTTTAGCCTGGAAAACGGGGCGACCGGTCAAGATGCTGCTGACGCGACAGGAAAGCATCAACGTTCATCCCAAGCGCCATCCCATGTTTATGGACTACACGACGGGATGCGACGCCGAGGGGTATCTCACGGCCCAGCGCATCCGCATCCGCAGCGACACGGGGGCCTATGCCTCCCTGGGCGGCCCCGTGCTCCAGCGCGCCTGCACTCACGCCACCGGACCCTACAAGGTGCCCAATGTGGACGTCGAAGGACTCGGCGCCTACACGAACAACCCGCCGGCGGGGGCTTTTCGCGGCTTCGGCGTTACCCAGTCGGCCTTTGCTGTCGAGTGTCAGATGAACCTGCTGGCCGAGAAGACGGGGCTTTCTTACTGGGAGATCCGTTATCGTAACGCTGTGGAACCTGGCGACGTTTTGGGCAACGGCCAGATCGTGCCGCCCAACACCGCCATGAAAAAAACCCTACTGGCGGCCAAAGAGATCTATGAGTCCAGCCCCTACGCGGGTATCGCCTGCGGATTGAAAAACAGCGGCGTCGGCGTGGGAAACTCGGATATCGGGCGGGTGAGACTGGAGATACAAGACGGCAAGGCCATCATTTACACCAGCGCCGCCTGTATCGGTCAGGGGTTGGCGAGCACCATGATTCAGGCGATTTCTCACGTAACGGGACTTCCCATCGGTTTGATCGACTACGTCCGGCCCGACACTCGCACGACGCCGAACTCGGGAACCACCACAGCGTCCCGTCAGACGGTCTTCACAGGAGAGGCCACGCGCCTCTGCGCGCTGGATCTGAAAGCCGACTTGGACCAGGCCGAGGGCAAGACGTTCGAGGAAAAAATGCGCTCTTTGGAAGGAAAGAGCTATTACAACGAATACAGTTTCGTCAGTGATCCCATGGGGTCAGATAAGCCCAACCCTGTGAGCCATGTGGGGTATGGTTACGCTACCCATGTCGTGCTCCTGGATGAACAGGGCAAGGTCGTCAAGTTTTACGCCTGCCATGACGTTGGACAAGCCATCAACCCCAATTCGGTGGAGGGACAGATCGATGGGGGCATCGCGATGGGCCTGGGGTACGCCTTGACGGAGGATATGAAACTGGAAAACGGGGTGCCCAAGGCGAAGTTCGGATCTCTGGGGTTATGGCGCGCCAACCAGATGCCGCAGGTTGAGCGGGTGATCCTCGACACAGAGGGTCTTGAACCTCAAGCCCTTGATCTCATGTTCGGGGCCAAAGGAATGGGAGAGATCGTGCTGGTGCCCCCCGCCCCGGCCATAGCCCTTGCCTATCAGCGCTTTGACGGAGTCTTTCGCGACAAACTGCCACTGGAAAACACCCCCTACAGGAAGAGTCCGGTTAAAAAATGA
- a CDS encoding ornithine carbamoyltransferase has product MQTLFRGKHFITLRDWTQSEVETLLEVAEDLKRDFAMGKVNDSLKNQTIFLMFFEQSTRTRNSMEAGITQLGGHAHFLDTSTMQVSHGETAKDTAIILGRMGHAIACRYCNWGYGNKYIKEMAQWSPVPIMNLQCDLYHPMQAIADLMTIKERFGLTKNTKNTKKLKVSIIWAYAESHKKPISVPLSQILFFPRFGMDVVLAHPKGWELPDWVIAEAQANAEKFGGSVTVTDDEAYAYKDAHIVIPKNWGNWVTDQTGLAASGAVKVVDDKLMAHKSWKCTEEKIATADKDVVYMHALPADRNNEVEDSVIDGPHSIVYDEAENRLHTAKAVMALSMSGRGK; this is encoded by the coding sequence ATGCAGACGTTATTTAGAGGAAAACATTTCATTACGCTTCGAGACTGGACGCAAAGCGAGGTCGAGACGCTTTTGGAAGTGGCCGAGGACTTGAAGCGAGATTTTGCTATGGGAAAAGTCAACGATAGCCTGAAAAACCAGACGATCTTTTTGATGTTTTTCGAGCAATCGACCCGGACCCGGAACTCTATGGAGGCCGGTATCACCCAGTTGGGCGGTCACGCCCACTTTCTCGACACCAGCACGATGCAGGTCAGCCACGGGGAAACCGCGAAGGACACCGCGATTATTTTAGGCCGCATGGGTCACGCTATTGCCTGCCGTTACTGCAACTGGGGCTACGGCAACAAGTATATCAAGGAGATGGCGCAGTGGTCCCCCGTGCCCATCATGAATCTTCAGTGCGACCTCTATCACCCCATGCAGGCCATCGCGGACCTGATGACGATCAAAGAGCGCTTCGGCCTCACAAAAAACACGAAAAACACGAAAAAACTGAAGGTCTCGATCATTTGGGCTTACGCCGAAAGCCACAAGAAACCGATTTCCGTGCCCTTGTCCCAGATACTTTTCTTCCCACGCTTTGGTATGGACGTAGTCTTGGCCCATCCCAAGGGCTGGGAATTACCCGACTGGGTTATCGCCGAGGCGCAGGCCAACGCCGAGAAGTTCGGTGGCAGCGTCACGGTCACCGACGACGAAGCCTACGCCTACAAAGACGCCCATATTGTCATCCCGAAGAACTGGGGCAACTGGGTGACGGACCAGACGGGATTGGCCGCATCGGGAGCGGTGAAGGTGGTAGACGATAAACTGATGGCGCACAAGTCCTGGAAATGCACAGAGGAAAAAATCGCTACAGCCGACAAAGACGTGGTCTATATGCACGCTCTGCCCGCCGACCGCAACAACGAGGTGGAGGACTCCGTTATTGATGGTCCTCACTCCATCGTGTACGACGAGGCGGAGAACCGCCTGCATACCGCTAAGGCCGTTATGGCATTGAGCATGAGCGGCAGAGGAAAATAG
- a CDS encoding nucleotidyltransferase family protein: MQALAQASVQAIVLAAGRSTRMGRQKLLLPFEGKPLLQWTVEAILECEFEKTFVVVSQETKKLLPAVLFSMKRVERVERVEKMVYVVNPDPDRGKDSSFYCGLEALEGQPAFAIFLGDKPMITTEQIQDLQRRFKATTQSALIPRKDGAPGHPAFYAPLWRQRFLRSNMGARETLFRHSHEVQWTEGYESCFFDVDTEEDYRQLLRSGEEEKIPEWRNR; this comes from the coding sequence GTGCAAGCTTTGGCGCAGGCATCGGTACAGGCTATCGTTCTGGCGGCGGGCCGCTCGACGCGCATGGGGCGTCAGAAGCTCCTGTTGCCCTTCGAGGGAAAACCTCTTCTCCAATGGACAGTGGAGGCCATATTGGAGTGTGAGTTCGAGAAAACCTTCGTTGTCGTTTCCCAGGAAACGAAAAAACTTCTGCCCGCGGTTCTATTTTCAATGAAGAGAGTGGAGAGAGTGGAGAGAGTGGAAAAAATGGTGTACGTCGTCAACCCCGACCCCGACAGGGGGAAGGACAGCTCTTTTTACTGTGGCCTTGAGGCTTTGGAGGGGCAGCCTGCTTTCGCGATTTTTCTGGGGGACAAACCCATGATCACCACAGAGCAGATTCAGGATCTTCAACGCCGTTTTAAAGCCACTACTCAAAGCGCCCTCATTCCTCGAAAGGATGGAGCACCGGGACACCCCGCGTTTTACGCGCCCTTGTGGCGTCAACGGTTTTTGCGTTCCAACATGGGGGCGCGGGAAACATTGTTCCGGCACTCCCATGAGGTTCAGTGGACGGAGGGTTACGAAAGCTGTTTCTTCGACGTGGACACTGAGGAGGACTATCGACAGTTGCTCAGGAGCGGAGAGGAGGAAAAAATTCCTGAATGGAGGAATCGATAA
- a CDS encoding pyridoxal phosphate-dependent aminotransferase translates to MQNRIAERMNLLHTESAFSIMARANALEAQGKSVVHLEIGQPDFKTPQNIIDAACKALNEGKTGYTPTSGIIPLRETIAKHCREYKKVDAEMENVVVVPGGKPIMFYTMLMLTQPGDEVIYPNPGFPIYESVIKFSGAKPVPMPLLDKNEFRVDLEQLKRDINDKTKLIIVNNPGNPTGGVFSKEDILAIADLTRDKGIYILSDEIYDKIVFEGQPLSIASLPGMKDQTIILDGFSKTYAMTGWRLGYGVMNKELAGHMTMLMANSNSCAASMTQWAAIEALEGPQADVDKMVAAFKERRDYLIEALNAINGIHCVMPQGAFYAFPNISSFGLTSAQFADRLLEEGGVAAAGGAAFGSFGEGFIRLSYANSLENLKIAVSRIADFTQKLKK, encoded by the coding sequence GTGCAAAACCGTATCGCTGAGAGAATGAATTTGCTTCACACAGAGTCCGCTTTTAGTATCATGGCCAGAGCCAACGCCTTGGAAGCTCAGGGCAAAAGTGTCGTCCACCTGGAGATCGGACAGCCGGATTTTAAAACGCCGCAAAACATCATTGACGCCGCCTGTAAGGCATTGAACGAGGGCAAGACCGGCTATACCCCCACCTCCGGTATCATCCCTTTGCGCGAGACCATCGCTAAACATTGTCGCGAGTACAAAAAAGTAGACGCGGAGATGGAAAATGTGGTGGTGGTACCGGGAGGTAAACCGATCATGTTCTACACCATGCTGATGCTCACTCAGCCTGGCGACGAGGTGATCTACCCCAATCCAGGATTCCCCATTTACGAGTCCGTCATCAAGTTTTCCGGAGCCAAGCCTGTGCCCATGCCTCTCCTGGATAAAAACGAGTTCCGCGTGGACCTGGAACAGTTGAAGCGCGACATCAACGACAAGACGAAGCTGATCATCGTCAACAACCCCGGCAACCCCACCGGCGGAGTTTTCTCCAAAGAGGACATTCTGGCCATCGCCGACTTGACCCGGGACAAGGGGATTTACATCTTATCCGACGAAATTTATGACAAGATCGTCTTCGAGGGACAACCCCTTTCTATCGCGTCCCTGCCGGGGATGAAGGATCAGACTATCATTCTGGATGGGTTTTCCAAAACCTACGCCATGACTGGATGGAGGTTGGGTTACGGGGTGATGAACAAGGAACTGGCCGGACACATGACCATGCTGATGGCCAACTCCAACTCCTGCGCCGCCTCCATGACTCAGTGGGCAGCCATCGAAGCTCTTGAGGGTCCTCAGGCGGATGTGGACAAGATGGTCGCCGCCTTTAAAGAAAGACGGGATTATCTGATTGAGGCGTTGAACGCCATCAACGGTATTCACTGCGTGATGCCCCAGGGCGCTTTTTACGCCTTCCCCAACATTTCCTCCTTCGGTCTGACTTCCGCCCAGTTCGCGGATCGTCTGCTGGAGGAAGGCGGAGTGGCGGCGGCTGGAGGCGCGGCTTTCGGAAGTTTCGGCGAGGGCTTTATCCGCCTCTCTTACGCCAACTCGCTGGAAAACCTGAAAATCGCCGTAAGCCGCATCGCCGATTTCACGCAAAAGCTGAAAAAGTGA
- a CDS encoding BMP family protein has translation MPVNKWKKFALALLLVCLSVTGAWSAPLKIAFVIPSTRDDMAWSQAMYEGIITVQKKLGESNLELSISERLGNPVDAAAAIRQYASQGYDLIIAHGTQYQSLLNDIAPDFPQVSFAYGTGYAANHPNIFAYDPHAQEGAYLGGMIAGLMTKSGVIGLVGPVEAGDAIKYNKGFELGVKAVNEKAVVRAAYTGSFNDLVGAGDIARAAIQGGADFLSGSSQQSVGAVKAAAEHKGVYWIATDLNMKNMAPDTVFAAQVYKFEAVVEEMLNSRANGVLGGKAISLSLSNGYVAMEINQPLPADVMEKIEKAKADIISGALKIEVN, from the coding sequence ATGCCGGTAAATAAATGGAAGAAGTTCGCTCTAGCTCTATTGTTGGTTTGTCTATCGGTCACGGGGGCGTGGAGCGCACCGTTGAAGATCGCTTTCGTTATTCCCAGTACCCGGGATGATATGGCCTGGAGTCAGGCTATGTACGAGGGCATCATCACCGTCCAGAAAAAACTGGGCGAGTCCAACCTAGAGCTGTCCATCAGCGAACGCCTCGGCAACCCGGTGGACGCGGCGGCGGCCATCCGCCAGTATGCCTCTCAGGGCTACGACCTCATCATCGCTCACGGCACCCAGTACCAGAGTCTTTTGAACGACATTGCCCCCGACTTCCCCCAAGTGTCCTTCGCCTACGGCACTGGCTACGCCGCGAACCATCCCAATATTTTCGCCTATGATCCTCACGCTCAGGAGGGCGCTTATTTGGGAGGAATGATCGCTGGCCTTATGACGAAAAGTGGTGTCATCGGTTTGGTTGGTCCGGTTGAGGCGGGAGACGCCATCAAGTATAACAAGGGCTTCGAGCTGGGCGTCAAGGCCGTCAACGAAAAAGCCGTGGTCCGTGCCGCCTATACAGGATCCTTCAACGACTTAGTGGGAGCTGGAGACATCGCGAGAGCCGCCATCCAGGGTGGCGCGGATTTCCTCAGCGGTTCTTCTCAACAGAGTGTGGGGGCCGTGAAAGCCGCGGCCGAGCATAAGGGGGTCTATTGGATCGCCACCGACCTCAATATGAAAAATATGGCGCCCGATACCGTTTTTGCCGCTCAAGTGTATAAGTTCGAGGCCGTTGTGGAAGAGATGCTCAATTCCCGCGCGAATGGCGTGCTGGGTGGCAAGGCTATTTCCCTTTCCCTGAGCAATGGTTACGTGGCTATGGAGATCAATCAACCGCTTCCGGCGGATGTGATGGAAAAAATCGAAAAAGCCAAAGCGGACATCATCAGCGGCGCTTTGAAAATTGAGGTCAACTGA
- a CDS encoding ABC transporter ATP-binding protein, with translation MAEQIELLEMKGITKSFPGVIACDSVDLELRSGEVLALLGENGAGKSSLMNILYGLYKQDKGQILVNGREVVLDSPLQAFKIGIGMVHQHFMLVPNLTVVENVALGMCHEHAFALDLNGVRRSILEVSRTYGLAVHPDALVWQLSVGEQQRVELVKVLTLGANLLIMDEPTAALTPQETDELLDLLRDMAKRGCSVIFISHKLNEVRKVSDRVMVLRGGKRVYAGPTRELSDAELAERMAGRELGQPLTRQTQSLGDSVALSVVNIHANNDRGLKALNGVSFDVRKGEIFGLAGVSGNGQRELAEVLNGLRKVEEGNIFIESDDITNHAPLRLIEEGLGYIPENRMHEGTIATFSVRENLILKDYDTEKISKRGFLSKKKTTSFASRLISAFKIKTPDMETNCASLSGGNIQKVILAREITRDPKVLVAVYPIRGLDLGAAENVHERLLNISAIGAAVLLISEELDELLALCDRIAVIYEGRIMKVLDARKTNKQELGLLMAGVDDDAGVLEKGAGVASEKDSPELAEVSS, from the coding sequence ATGGCAGAGCAAATAGAACTTCTCGAGATGAAGGGAATCACCAAAAGTTTTCCTGGTGTTATAGCTTGTGATTCCGTGGATCTTGAGCTTCGTTCGGGTGAAGTTTTAGCCCTGCTGGGCGAGAATGGAGCCGGAAAAAGCTCTTTAATGAACATTCTTTACGGTTTGTATAAACAGGATAAAGGACAGATCTTGGTCAATGGCCGGGAAGTCGTCTTAGACAGTCCCTTGCAGGCGTTCAAAATAGGGATCGGAATGGTGCATCAGCATTTTATGCTGGTCCCCAACTTGACCGTGGTGGAGAACGTTGCGCTGGGCATGTGTCATGAGCACGCCTTCGCCTTGGACCTAAACGGAGTGCGCCGCAGCATTTTGGAGGTCTCGCGCACTTACGGTTTGGCTGTCCATCCCGATGCCCTGGTTTGGCAGCTCTCGGTGGGAGAGCAGCAGCGTGTGGAGCTGGTGAAGGTGCTGACCCTGGGAGCCAATCTTTTGATCATGGACGAGCCCACCGCGGCACTGACCCCTCAGGAGACCGACGAACTGCTGGACCTTTTGCGCGACATGGCGAAGCGGGGATGCTCCGTCATCTTCATTAGTCACAAACTGAACGAGGTACGGAAGGTCAGCGACCGGGTCATGGTACTGCGCGGAGGCAAGAGGGTTTACGCGGGACCGACTCGAGAATTGTCCGACGCAGAATTGGCCGAACGCATGGCAGGGAGAGAACTGGGGCAGCCTTTAACCCGTCAAACCCAGTCATTAGGCGATTCAGTAGCTTTGAGCGTGGTGAATATTCACGCGAACAATGATCGCGGACTGAAAGCGTTGAACGGGGTTTCTTTTGATGTGCGCAAGGGAGAAATTTTCGGACTGGCCGGGGTCTCTGGAAACGGTCAAAGAGAGCTGGCAGAGGTCTTGAATGGTCTTCGCAAGGTTGAAGAGGGCAATATTTTCATTGAGAGCGACGACATCACCAACCACGCGCCCCTTCGGCTCATTGAGGAAGGCCTGGGATACATTCCCGAAAATCGTATGCACGAGGGGACCATTGCCACGTTTTCGGTTCGGGAAAACTTGATTCTGAAAGACTACGACACGGAGAAAATCTCGAAGCGCGGGTTTTTGAGCAAGAAAAAAACAACGAGCTTCGCCTCTCGCCTCATCTCCGCATTCAAAATCAAGACACCGGACATGGAGACGAACTGCGCCTCTCTTTCCGGCGGCAACATCCAGAAGGTCATTTTGGCACGAGAGATCACCCGAGATCCCAAGGTTTTGGTGGCTGTTTACCCCATTCGAGGCTTGGACCTGGGAGCGGCGGAAAACGTGCACGAGCGCTTGTTGAACATCAGCGCGATCGGGGCCGCCGTGCTATTGATCTCTGAGGAGCTGGATGAACTTTTGGCTTTGTGCGACCGGATCGCCGTCATTTACGAGGGACGCATTATGAAGGTGTTGGACGCGCGCAAAACCAATAAGCAGGAATTGGGGCTCCTCATGGCGGGTGTCGATGATGACGCCGGCGTGCTGGAGAAAGGGGCGGGAGTCGCGTCCGAAAAGGATTCCCCTGAACTTGCAGAGGTCTCGTCATGA
- a CDS encoding ABC transporter permease has protein sequence MKKSYVIYNIFVVLIALLIALLVGAVLFAVAGGNPIMAYKVMLTEPLRGVFGITEMLVRAAPLMLVGVGVAVSFRSGILNIGGEGQILMGAVSGAFVGLSLPGLPKFLLIPLIFVAAFAGGALWGGIAGWLRAYLGVNEILSTVMLNYIAIQLYTYLLRAPLIDPQELAYGTGIPQTAQLTRNAWLERLIPGMRLHTGLIYAILIAIFIYLLLWKTTLGYRMRACGAEPLAARYAGMKVERYLVLAMVMAGGLAGLAGAVELCGVHRRALESLSAGYGFSGIVVALFGGLHPLGIIPASALFGLLIVGADMMQRAVTIPAHIILAIQGLIILTVVSSALFLTHRGIREKILGYFVRQPAPKSEVS, from the coding sequence ATGAAAAAATCTTACGTGATCTATAATATTTTTGTTGTGTTGATAGCGTTGCTGATCGCTCTTTTGGTGGGTGCGGTTTTATTCGCCGTCGCCGGGGGCAACCCAATAATGGCTTACAAGGTCATGCTCACGGAGCCCTTGCGAGGAGTTTTCGGAATTACCGAAATGTTGGTTCGCGCCGCTCCTCTCATGTTGGTGGGGGTGGGAGTTGCTGTGTCCTTCCGTAGCGGCATCCTGAACATTGGCGGAGAGGGTCAGATTCTGATGGGCGCGGTGTCGGGAGCATTTGTGGGTTTGTCGCTACCGGGATTGCCAAAATTCTTGCTGATTCCGTTAATTTTCGTGGCGGCTTTCGCGGGTGGAGCCCTGTGGGGCGGTATAGCAGGTTGGCTGCGGGCCTACTTGGGAGTTAACGAAATTCTGAGCACCGTCATGTTGAACTATATCGCGATCCAGCTTTACACGTATTTGCTGCGAGCGCCCCTGATCGACCCTCAAGAGCTGGCCTACGGAACGGGTATTCCGCAAACCGCGCAGTTGACGCGCAACGCCTGGCTGGAGCGACTGATACCGGGGATGCGGTTGCACACGGGATTGATTTACGCCATCCTCATCGCTATCTTTATTTATCTGCTTCTGTGGAAGACCACCTTAGGTTATAGAATGCGCGCCTGCGGCGCGGAGCCTTTGGCCGCGCGATACGCGGGTATGAAGGTTGAGCGTTACTTGGTCTTGGCTATGGTTATGGCGGGGGGACTCGCCGGGCTCGCCGGCGCGGTGGAGCTTTGTGGCGTCCATCGCCGGGCGCTGGAATCCCTGTCCGCGGGGTATGGATTCAGCGGTATCGTTGTGGCGCTCTTTGGAGGGTTGCACCCCTTGGGAATCATCCCGGCGTCGGCGCTCTTTGGGCTCCTCATCGTAGGGGCGGACATGATGCAGCGGGCCGTCACCATTCCAGCCCACATCATCTTAGCGATACAGGGACTCATCATTTTGACCGTCGTATCGAGCGCTCTTTTCCTTACCCATCGGGGAATAAGAGAGAAGATTTTGGGCTACTTCGTTAGGCAGCCCGCCCCAAAAAGCGAGGTGAGTTGA
- a CDS encoding ABC transporter permease, with protein MEWSELIPGLVAAAVPMAVPLLLVGLGEMFDQRAGMFNLGAEGIMMMGAFVAFFIDLKLQMPWVGLLAALVVGGIFGLLMGLVCATFRSKQGIAGIGIYMLGWGLSGTLFRVYVGGPMPIHGIPALNLSFLQGIPYIGHVLATLNPMDYVTFFLIPLSGWLLFKTAWGLKVRAVGTTPRAADTLGIDVIRIRYQCIILAGAMAGLAGAYLSVCQAKIFADNITAGRGFIAVALVYFGRWSPWGVAAGAAIFSLAAAAQRLIQFYGFKFPYELALIIPYVLVIVVLACSRNRNRVEPAALGKPYFREYRG; from the coding sequence ATGGAATGGTCGGAGTTGATTCCAGGACTTGTTGCCGCGGCAGTCCCTATGGCCGTGCCTCTGTTATTAGTGGGATTAGGCGAGATGTTCGATCAGCGAGCCGGAATGTTCAATCTGGGAGCCGAAGGCATCATGATGATGGGGGCGTTCGTCGCCTTCTTCATCGACCTTAAGCTGCAAATGCCCTGGGTAGGACTCTTAGCCGCCCTGGTGGTGGGGGGTATCTTTGGCCTTTTGATGGGCTTGGTTTGCGCGACATTCCGTTCCAAGCAGGGAATCGCGGGAATAGGGATCTACATGCTGGGATGGGGCCTTTCAGGAACTCTTTTCCGCGTCTACGTGGGGGGGCCGATGCCGATCCATGGTATTCCTGCGTTGAACCTTTCCTTCTTGCAGGGCATCCCCTATATAGGACACGTACTGGCTACCCTGAACCCGATGGATTACGTGACTTTCTTTTTGATTCCCCTATCGGGTTGGCTACTTTTTAAAACAGCATGGGGGCTCAAGGTGCGCGCTGTGGGAACGACGCCCCGTGCCGCGGATACTTTGGGTATCGACGTGATCCGAATCCGCTATCAATGTATCATTCTGGCCGGAGCGATGGCGGGACTCGCCGGCGCTTATCTCTCGGTCTGCCAGGCCAAGATATTCGCCGACAACATCACGGCGGGGCGAGGATTCATTGCCGTGGCCTTGGTATATTTCGGGCGCTGGTCTCCTTGGGGCGTGGCCGCCGGCGCGGCGATTTTCAGCCTGGCTGCGGCGGCTCAGAGACTGATTCAGTTCTATGGGTTCAAGTTCCCCTACGAGCTGGCCTTGATTATCCCTTATGTTCTTGTCATCGTGGTGCTCGCCTGCTCGCGCAATCGCAACCGAGTGGAACCCGCCGCGCTAGGGAAACCCTACTTCAGAGAATATCGAGGGTAG